In Nitrospirota bacterium, the following proteins share a genomic window:
- a CDS encoding peptide-binding protein yields MSHDIKKSSFPLHLASCILYRNILSLRPLTLYAFALITFALLFAACVKEPPVKKTQSLTTGFLADAKRLLPVLASDSASGEISGLIFNGLTKYDKDIKITGDLADSWTISPDGLIITFNLKKGVKWQDGVEFTADDVLFTYQKVTDPKVATPYSSNYGPVKKVEALDKYTVRVTYSEPYAPALESWGMGIIPRHLLQGKDINTDEFNRNPVGTGPYKLKGWVTGQKIVLDANDNYFEGRPKIDQYTAKITTDQSAMFLELQAGIIDFMSLTPTQFKVQSEKTLIKKFFQKFNYPAFSYTYLGYNLLDPRFADKKVRQALSHAINKEAIINGVLFGYGTPCTGPFPPESWAYNPKVKTFDYNPELAKALLKESGWIAGKSGFLEKDNQPFSFTILVNQGNDVRLKSAQIIQQDFKKVGIDVKISVLEWQTMLHEFIDKKKFEAVILGWALSRDPDMYDIWHSAKTKEGEFNFISYKNPEVDRLLLEGRRTFDIEARKKIYFKIHEMLAEDQPYTFLYVPDALPILHKRFKGVQKTALGIAHDWHLNWYVPKNKAEWYK; encoded by the coding sequence ATGAGTCATGATATAAAAAAATCGTCTTTTCCCCTGCATCTTGCATCTTGCATCTTGTATCGTAATATTCTATCCCTGAGGCCTCTAACTCTTTATGCTTTTGCCCTGATAACTTTTGCCTTGTTGTTTGCCGCCTGCGTTAAAGAGCCTCCTGTAAAAAAAACCCAGAGCCTTACTACCGGCTTTCTGGCTGATGCAAAAAGGCTTTTGCCTGTGCTTGCCTCTGACAGCGCATCGGGTGAAATCAGCGGGCTTATATTTAATGGCCTGACCAAGTACGACAAAGACATCAAAATAACCGGAGACCTCGCTGATTCGTGGACCATTTCACCTGACGGGCTTATTATCACATTTAATTTAAAAAAGGGAGTAAAGTGGCAGGACGGGGTTGAGTTTACCGCTGATGATGTCCTGTTTACCTATCAAAAGGTTACAGACCCAAAAGTTGCCACACCTTACAGCAGTAACTACGGACCCGTAAAAAAAGTTGAGGCGCTTGATAAATATACAGTGCGGGTAACGTATTCCGAGCCTTATGCGCCTGCGCTTGAATCATGGGGCATGGGCATAATCCCAAGGCATCTTCTTCAGGGCAAAGACATTAATACCGATGAATTTAACCGCAATCCTGTGGGCACCGGGCCTTATAAACTGAAGGGGTGGGTAACGGGTCAGAAGATTGTCCTTGATGCAAATGACAATTATTTTGAAGGCAGGCCTAAGATTGACCAGTATACCGCCAAAATAACCACTGACCAGTCGGCAATGTTTCTTGAGCTTCAGGCCGGCATTATAGACTTTATGAGCCTGACGCCTACTCAGTTTAAAGTTCAGTCCGAGAAGACGCTTATAAAAAAATTTTTTCAAAAGTTTAACTATCCGGCATTTTCTTACACTTACCTCGGATATAACCTTCTGGACCCCCGTTTTGCGGATAAAAAAGTAAGACAGGCATTGTCACATGCCATCAACAAGGAGGCGATAATCAACGGAGTGCTTTTCGGATACGGCACCCCCTGCACCGGGCCTTTTCCTCCTGAATCATGGGCATACAATCCTAAGGTTAAGACATTTGATTATAATCCTGAACTTGCAAAGGCGCTGCTTAAAGAGTCAGGCTGGATTGCAGGCAAAAGCGGGTTTCTGGAAAAAGACAACCAGCCGTTTTCATTCACCATCCTTGTAAATCAGGGCAATGACGTAAGACTTAAGTCCGCCCAGATAATACAGCAGGACTTTAAAAAGGTCGGGATAGACGTGAAGATTTCAGTGCTTGAATGGCAGACTATGCTGCATGAGTTTATAGACAAGAAAAAGTTTGAGGCGGTTATCCTGGGCTGGGCGCTTTCAAGGGACCCTGATATGTATGATATCTGGCATTCCGCAAAGACAAAGGAAGGGGAGTTTAATTTTATTTCATACAAAAACCCCGAGGTTGACAGGCTCCTGCTTGAGGGAAGAAGGACGTTTGATATTGAAGCAAGAAAAAAGATTTATTTCAAAATACATGAGATGCTGGCAGAGGACCAGCCTTATACTTTTCTTTATGTGCCTGATGCATTGCCGATACTGCATAAGCGGTTTAAAGGTGTGCAAAAGACCGCGCTCGGCATTGCGCACGACTGGCATCTGAACTGGTATGTTCCTAAGAATAAAGCAGAGTGGTATAAATAG
- the secG gene encoding preprotein translocase subunit SecG, which produces MFTLVVVIHLIASLFLIFIVLIQSGKGAEMGAAFGGSTQTLFGSRGAATFLSKLTTAAAILFMLTSLSLTIVSAKSGSVIKDQQPSKTSPAKPSGTTGGPIQETAPAQQSPAQGIPAQPAK; this is translated from the coding sequence GTGTTTACATTAGTGGTAGTAATTCATCTGATTGCCTCACTGTTTTTGATTTTTATAGTCCTGATTCAGAGCGGCAAGGGCGCTGAAATGGGCGCTGCCTTCGGCGGCTCTACGCAGACCCTTTTTGGAAGCAGGGGCGCTGCCACATTTTTGAGCAAGCTCACGACTGCGGCGGCAATACTCTTTATGCTTACATCTTTGTCCCTGACAATAGTATCTGCAAAAAGCGGGTCGGTTATAAAAGATCAACAGCCTTCTAAGACCTCCCCTGCAAAACCTTCAGGGACAACCGGAGGACCTATTCAGGAAACCGCACCTGCTCAGCAGTCTCCTGCACAAGGGATACCGGCGCAACCGGCAAAGTAA
- a CDS encoding triose-phosphate isomerase, whose product MRKPLIAANWKMNKTAGETEAFILAFLPSVREASSVDVIIAPPFTFLASASRLLKTSAVKLAAQNVFYEEKGAFTGEISSSMLIDAGCSLVIIGHSERRQYFSETDEIVNKKIKTARKNGLEVILCIGELLKEREENKTFEVLERQISGSLKDVSLEGMTIAYEPVWAIGTGKTATPAQANEAHAFIRQRLKKQYGEAADNIRILYGGSVTPENIDSLMLEPEVDGALVGGASLKPDSFGKIVEGAKIKLRSKK is encoded by the coding sequence ATGCGCAAACCGCTTATAGCAGCAAACTGGAAGATGAACAAGACCGCCGGAGAGACAGAGGCTTTTATTCTTGCGTTTCTGCCGTCAGTCAGAGAAGCCTCAAGCGTGGATGTTATCATTGCTCCGCCGTTTACGTTTCTGGCAAGTGCATCCCGGCTTTTAAAGACGTCTGCTGTCAAGCTCGCAGCCCAGAACGTATTTTATGAAGAGAAAGGGGCTTTTACCGGCGAGATATCCTCTTCCATGCTGATTGATGCAGGATGCAGTTTAGTAATCATAGGGCATTCAGAAAGAAGACAGTATTTTTCTGAAACCGATGAAATTGTGAATAAGAAGATTAAAACTGCCAGAAAGAACGGTCTTGAGGTCATCCTTTGCATAGGCGAACTGCTTAAGGAAAGGGAGGAAAACAAGACATTTGAAGTCCTTGAAAGGCAGATTTCAGGCTCTTTAAAAGATGTGTCTCTTGAGGGGATGACAATTGCTTATGAGCCGGTCTGGGCAATCGGCACGGGAAAGACTGCCACGCCTGCTCAGGCAAATGAGGCGCATGCCTTTATCAGGCAGAGGCTCAAAAAACAATATGGCGAGGCTGCTGATAATATCAGGATCCTTTACGGAGGGAGCGTGACCCCTGAAAATATTGATTCCCTAATGTTAGAGCCCGAGGTGGATGGCGCACTTGTCGGAGGGGCAAGCCTAAAACCCGACAGTTTTGGTAAAATAGTAGAAGGCGCAAAAATAAAACTAAGAAGTAAGAAGTGA
- a CDS encoding transcriptional repressor produces MKNFKKNDISNPHVSGKKERLRAFIKKMGFKATRQRDLIATEFLKTAGHITAEDLYKKISRRHKEIGFTTVYRTLKLLSKSGLATERVFADNLTRYEPVSAGEHHDHLICMGCGGITEFEDIQIEKLQDAIASELGFTIITHKMEIYGYCKECKAGHADGGIEDKNARA; encoded by the coding sequence ATGAAAAATTTTAAAAAAAATGATATCAGCAACCCCCATGTATCCGGGAAAAAAGAGCGCCTGCGGGCTTTTATTAAAAAAATGGGGTTTAAAGCCACAAGGCAAAGGGACCTCATTGCAACAGAATTCCTTAAAACAGCAGGGCATATAACAGCTGAAGACCTTTATAAAAAAATCAGCAGGAGACATAAGGAAATCGGTTTTACGACTGTTTACAGGACACTTAAGCTCCTCTCAAAATCAGGGCTTGCAACTGAACGCGTATTCGCCGACAACCTGACCCGCTATGAGCCTGTTTCCGCCGGCGAGCATCACGACCACCTCATATGCATGGGCTGCGGCGGGATTACGGAATTTGAAGACATACAGATAGAAAAACTGCAGGATGCAATAGCATCTGAGCTCGGTTTTACAATCATAACTCATAAGATGGAGATTTACGGCTACTGCAAGGAATGTAAGGCTGGTCATGCAGACGGCGGAATAGAGGACAAAAATGCACGCGCATAA
- the feoB gene encoding ferrous iron transport protein B, with the protein MHAHNHKTNEQEKSVKVCLVGNPNVGKSAIFGLLTGRYVTVSNYPGTTVEVTKGGMTIDKKSFLIVDTPGVNSIMPMSEDEKVTRDILLDEKAAAVIHVADAKNMKRSLSLTLQIIETGLPVVLDLNMKDEAHSRGIGINEAELRKILGIETVSTIAVEKKGIGTLKKAMTAPKISTFNFSYDNTIEEYIKKIELLLPDANISKRSISLMLLSGDETLKNWLHKNITPENIRIIESLRNNAAVLYSMPLSYVINQQRLAVIDNMLQKILTKSESPAKGFSVILSEAATHPFMGFIYLLLVLYGLYLFVGKLGAGVLVDLIEHGVFGQYLNPWAEKIVTAVIPVKFIQELLIGPYGVITMALTYAIAIILPITATFFIAFAMLEDSGYLPRLAAMLNKIFTSIGLNGKAVLPLILGLGCGTMATMTARILDTPKERIIVTLLIALGIPCSAQLGVILGMFGKQPAAAFIVWLSVISAVIILVGFLAARIIPGQRADFILEIPPMRLPKFSNIAIKTLGRIEWYLKEAVPLFILGTLILFTADKTGILPLVEKVTSPVVVNILGLPSVTAASFIMGFLRRDYGAAGLFALQEQGLLNTEQVVVSLVTITLFIPCIANFFMIVKERGVKTAVAMAAFVFPFAFFAGGLLHKALTALRVF; encoded by the coding sequence ATGCACGCGCATAATCATAAAACCAATGAACAGGAAAAATCAGTGAAGGTTTGCCTCGTGGGCAACCCGAATGTAGGCAAGAGCGCCATCTTCGGACTGCTCACGGGACGCTATGTAACGGTCTCAAATTATCCCGGCACAACAGTGGAAGTGACAAAAGGCGGCATGACCATAGACAAGAAAAGTTTTTTGATAGTTGATACACCGGGCGTAAACAGCATCATGCCCATGAGTGAAGATGAAAAGGTCACAAGAGACATACTCCTTGATGAAAAGGCTGCGGCAGTTATCCACGTAGCCGATGCGAAAAACATGAAACGCTCTCTGTCCCTCACCCTTCAGATTATAGAGACCGGACTGCCGGTGGTACTTGATTTGAATATGAAGGATGAGGCGCACAGCAGGGGTATCGGCATCAACGAGGCTGAACTTAGAAAAATCTTAGGCATTGAAACTGTATCAACAATCGCAGTTGAGAAAAAGGGCATAGGCACCCTTAAAAAAGCCATGACCGCCCCTAAAATTTCAACCTTTAATTTCTCCTATGACAATACCATTGAGGAGTATATTAAAAAAATTGAGCTTCTGCTCCCTGATGCAAATATTTCAAAACGGTCCATATCGCTTATGCTGCTTTCAGGGGATGAGACCTTAAAAAACTGGCTGCACAAAAATATTACTCCTGAAAACATACGGATTATTGAATCTCTGAGAAATAATGCCGCAGTCCTGTATTCAATGCCTTTAAGCTATGTTATCAACCAACAGCGTCTGGCGGTTATTGATAATATGCTGCAGAAAATATTAACTAAAAGCGAATCGCCGGCAAAGGGTTTTTCAGTTATTTTAAGCGAAGCGGCAACCCATCCTTTCATGGGATTTATTTATTTGCTCCTTGTCCTTTACGGACTGTATTTATTTGTCGGAAAGTTAGGCGCCGGAGTTCTGGTGGACCTGATTGAACACGGCGTCTTTGGTCAATATCTAAACCCGTGGGCGGAAAAGATTGTAACGGCAGTCATACCGGTAAAATTTATTCAGGAACTTTTAATCGGACCCTACGGCGTAATTACTATGGCGCTTACCTATGCAATAGCAATAATACTCCCGATAACTGCGACTTTTTTCATTGCATTTGCAATGCTTGAGGACAGCGGATACCTGCCGAGGCTTGCCGCAATGCTGAATAAAATATTTACGTCCATAGGATTAAACGGCAAGGCAGTCCTGCCTCTCATACTCGGGCTCGGCTGCGGCACAATGGCAACCATGACGGCAAGAATCCTTGACACGCCCAAGGAGAGGATTATCGTCACCCTGCTTATTGCGCTGGGCATTCCGTGTTCGGCACAGCTCGGTGTAATCTTAGGCATGTTCGGCAAACAGCCGGCAGCGGCGTTCATCGTGTGGCTGTCAGTAATAAGCGCCGTAATAATACTTGTCGGTTTTCTTGCGGCAAGAATCATCCCCGGTCAAAGGGCTGATTTCATCCTTGAAATACCTCCCATGAGACTGCCTAAATTTTCAAACATAGCGATAAAAACACTGGGGCGCATTGAATGGTATCTCAAGGAGGCAGTGCCACTTTTTATCCTCGGCACCCTGATACTTTTTACGGCAGACAAAACAGGCATCCTGCCGTTGGTTGAAAAAGTCACTTCTCCTGTGGTAGTCAACATCTTAGGACTGCCCTCTGTAACTGCCGCGTCTTTCATCATGGGGTTCCTCAGGAGGGATTACGGCGCCGCAGGACTTTTTGCATTACAGGAGCAGGGGCTTCTAAACACAGAGCAGGTTGTCGTGAGCCTTGTGACCATTACGCTTTTCATCCCGTGCATTGCAAATTTCTTTATGATAGTTAAAGAGCGCGGGGTGAAGACGGCTGTAGCCATGGCCGCATTTGTGTTTCCGTTTGCCTTTTTCGCAGGCGGATTACTGCACAAAGCGCTTACGGCATTAAGGGTTTTTTGA
- a CDS encoding type II toxin-antitoxin system prevent-host-death family antitoxin, which yields MKTVEAAKATLPLSDYAKRIKKEPVIITKEGRPVAALVSIINADIETVSLGNNPKFIALIERSRSRQKSEGGISSEEMRQRLNRPKCTASAR from the coding sequence ATGAAAACTGTTGAAGCCGCAAAAGCAACGCTGCCGCTTTCTGATTACGCAAAAAGAATTAAAAAAGAACCGGTGATTATTACAAAAGAAGGCAGGCCTGTCGCTGCCTTGGTAAGTATAATCAATGCAGATATTGAAACTGTCTCTTTAGGCAATAATCCAAAATTTATTGCCCTTATAGAGCGGTCACGGTCAAGGCAAAAATCTGAAGGCGGGATTTCATCGGAAGAAATGCGTCAGCGGCTCAACAGGCCAAAATGTACAGCAAGTGCCCGGTAA
- a CDS encoding MFS transporter, which yields MKIKNSKQILSWCFFDFANSAYSAVISAVIFPVYYVSVIVGNEAGQGDLWWGRAVSASMAFVALTSPFLGGIADYSGKRKRLLFIYTLLCVLSVACFSFLRKGMLIEGFFLVMLANIGMEGGLVFYNSFLPEIADKEHQGRVSAWGYAVGYAGSILSLLIALPLVSKGNYSGTWFMTAMFFALFSLPAFIFLPHDKKTSAGLMPSAVSGGRYSWLTLKDMWKQAELRKFLLSFLIYEDGVNTVIVFSGIFAATTLGFNVKEMIGLYLIVQITALAGAFIMAKPIDLWGPKKVLMPSLLMWFFVAAAAYCITSKSHFFLLASFAGLGLGIIQAASRAFFAQFIPHDKESEYFGVYSLVGKSSAVAVPIMFGYISSAFGSQRPAILAISVFFAAGLVLIGRVKGGGTNINNRVNKGMNA from the coding sequence ATGAAAATTAAAAACTCCAAACAAATTCTTAGCTGGTGTTTTTTTGATTTTGCGAATTCCGCTTATTCCGCCGTTATCTCGGCAGTTATTTTCCCTGTCTACTATGTATCTGTAATCGTCGGAAATGAAGCGGGACAGGGGGATTTATGGTGGGGGCGCGCCGTATCCGCAAGCATGGCTTTTGTGGCGCTTACGTCCCCGTTCTTAGGCGGCATTGCGGATTACAGCGGAAAAAGGAAACGCCTGCTTTTTATCTACACCCTGCTCTGCGTTTTATCTGTGGCGTGTTTTTCTTTTTTAAGAAAGGGAATGCTTATTGAAGGTTTTTTCCTTGTCATGCTTGCAAACATCGGCATGGAGGGCGGGCTTGTTTTTTACAACTCATTTTTGCCTGAGATAGCGGACAAAGAACACCAGGGAAGGGTGTCTGCATGGGGATATGCCGTGGGTTATGCAGGCTCTATTTTGTCATTGCTGATTGCCCTTCCGCTTGTTAGCAAAGGGAATTATAGCGGAACCTGGTTTATGACTGCAATGTTTTTTGCATTATTTTCTTTGCCTGCGTTTATTTTCCTGCCGCATGATAAAAAAACTTCGGCAGGCCTGATGCCTTCAGCAGTAAGCGGAGGCAGATATTCATGGCTTACTTTAAAGGATATGTGGAAGCAGGCTGAACTGCGGAAATTTCTCCTTTCATTTCTCATCTATGAAGACGGTGTTAATACAGTTATCGTATTTTCAGGCATCTTTGCCGCAACCACACTCGGCTTTAATGTAAAAGAGATGATAGGTCTGTACCTTATCGTGCAGATTACAGCGCTTGCAGGGGCCTTTATCATGGCCAAGCCCATTGATTTATGGGGACCTAAAAAAGTACTGATGCCCTCGCTTTTAATGTGGTTTTTTGTAGCTGCCGCCGCATATTGTATAACTTCAAAATCTCATTTCTTTCTGCTCGCAAGCTTTGCAGGATTAGGGCTTGGTATAATTCAGGCGGCAAGCCGGGCCTTTTTTGCGCAGTTTATCCCGCATGATAAAGAGAGCGAATATTTCGGAGTATATTCGCTTGTGGGGAAATCATCGGCTGTAGCAGTGCCTATCATGTTCGGATACATCTCCTCGGCATTTGGAAGCCAGCGTCCCGCAATACTTGCAATTTCGGTTTTTTTTGCGGCAGGGCTTGTTTTAATAGGGCGTGTGAAAGGCGGGGGAACTAATATTAACAACCGAGTGAATAAAGGCATGAATGCCTGA
- a CDS encoding HlyC/CorC family transporter, whose translation MQNSLNNTMESNLISLIIIIFCLILIAMLSSSEAAFIAVNRIRLRHLIEKGDRNAMIVQKIRDQHDRLFSAVILSGNLFTVLATSIGTAVALKFFGEESGVIIATAVMTYLTVVFGELAPKTFAVTHAEGVSLFLARPVEIFIKVISPLVWVFHTSSNLIIRLFGGEAKPIPQFLTEEEMKTMISMGEEEGTLEEEEKEMLHKVFEFGDKRVSEAMVPRTEIVAIPEDAVVADVLELVSKEGYSRYPVIKETVDNITGILYVKDILRKMAEEEVVHQMSITSFIREAYYIPESKMVTGLLDEMQKNKFQIAIVVDEHGGTAGLITLEDIIEEIVGGLQDEFEAIEAEKEVEVVDESTFVVSGSTGLNEINDLVGTELKSEDFHTIGGFLFGLFGRLPKAGEQLRYHNLRFLILEMEEKKIEKVKITKI comes from the coding sequence TTGCAAAACTCACTTAACAATACTATGGAATCCAACCTTATAAGCCTCATAATCATTATTTTCTGCCTTATCTTGATTGCAATGCTATCAAGTTCAGAGGCAGCCTTTATTGCCGTTAACAGAATCAGGCTGAGGCACTTAATTGAAAAGGGCGACAGAAATGCCATGATTGTGCAGAAGATCAGGGACCAGCACGACAGGCTTTTCAGTGCAGTAATATTGTCAGGGAATTTATTTACAGTCCTTGCCACATCTATCGGGACTGCAGTTGCGTTAAAATTCTTTGGAGAGGAAAGCGGCGTTATAATTGCAACTGCCGTCATGACCTACCTTACGGTGGTATTTGGAGAGCTGGCCCCTAAGACATTTGCCGTTACGCATGCAGAGGGTGTTTCGCTGTTTCTGGCAAGACCCGTTGAAATATTCATCAAGGTTATTTCACCGCTCGTCTGGGTGTTTCACACATCATCAAACCTTATAATACGTCTTTTCGGCGGTGAAGCAAAGCCCATCCCGCAGTTTCTGACAGAGGAAGAAATGAAGACAATGATAAGCATGGGCGAAGAGGAAGGCACGCTTGAGGAAGAAGAAAAAGAGATGCTTCACAAGGTGTTTGAATTCGGCGATAAGAGAGTGTCTGAGGCAATGGTGCCGAGAACCGAGATAGTGGCAATCCCTGAGGATGCCGTTGTTGCCGATGTTCTTGAGCTTGTATCAAAAGAGGGATATTCGCGCTACCCGGTCATAAAGGAGACGGTGGACAACATTACCGGCATTCTCTATGTAAAAGACATTTTGAGGAAGATGGCGGAGGAGGAGGTTGTTCATCAGATGTCTATTACAAGTTTTATAAGAGAGGCCTACTATATTCCGGAAAGCAAGATGGTGACCGGACTGCTTGATGAAATGCAGAAAAACAAATTCCAGATAGCGATTGTCGTTGATGAGCACGGCGGGACCGCTGGGCTTATAACACTTGAGGATATAATTGAGGAGATTGTCGGCGGGCTTCAGGATGAATTTGAGGCGATTGAAGCTGAAAAAGAGGTTGAGGTTGTTGATGAAAGCACATTTGTAGTCTCCGGCTCCACAGGGCTTAACGAGATAAATGACCTTGTGGGGACTGAGCTTAAAAGTGAAGACTTTCATACAATCGGCGGGTTTTTATTCGGTTTGTTCGGCAGGCTTCCGAAGGCCGGCGAACAGCTTCGCTATCATAACCTGAGATTTCTGATACTTGAAATGGAAGAAAAGAAAATTGAAAAGGTTAAAATAACAAAAATTTAA
- a CDS encoding isocitrate/isopropylmalate dehydrogenase family protein: MMYKITLIPGDGVGPEITEATRKVLEATGVPFQWDIQNAGTEVFNKEGTPLPDRALESIRKNKVALKGPITTPVGTGFRSVNVLLRQTLELYCCLRPCRSYPGAKTKYEDIDLVIVRENTEDLYAGIEYQKDSDGAKSIIKLIHDTTKKTIRSDSGISIKPISVFGTERIVRFAFEYARKNKRRKVTAVHKANIMKYSDGLFLETAREVAKGYPDIKFEDKIIDNMCMQLVQKPGLYDVLVLPNLYGDIVSDLAAGLIGGLGLAPGANIGNEYAVFEPTHGSAPKYNGLNKVNPMAMILSGVLMLRHLGEAQAAEKLDSAVAGVIREGKYVTYDMKPAPDDPSAATTSEAADAIIAKLT, translated from the coding sequence ATAATGTATAAAATAACTCTTATCCCGGGTGACGGCGTAGGGCCGGAAATAACAGAAGCGACAAGGAAAGTCCTTGAAGCCACCGGAGTCCCCTTCCAGTGGGATATCCAGAATGCAGGCACAGAGGTTTTTAATAAAGAAGGCACACCCCTTCCTGACAGGGCGCTTGAATCTATCAGGAAAAACAAGGTGGCCCTTAAGGGTCCGATCACAACTCCCGTTGGCACGGGTTTCCGCAGCGTTAATGTCCTTTTAAGGCAGACCCTTGAGCTTTACTGCTGTCTGAGGCCCTGCAGGAGTTACCCTGGCGCAAAGACAAAATATGAAGACATAGACCTTGTCATTGTAAGAGAGAACACCGAAGACCTTTATGCAGGCATTGAATACCAGAAGGACTCGGACGGCGCCAAATCCATTATCAAGCTGATACACGACACCACTAAAAAGACTATACGGAGTGATTCCGGCATCAGCATAAAGCCCATATCTGTTTTCGGCACTGAGCGGATTGTCCGCTTTGCATTTGAATATGCAAGGAAAAACAAGAGACGCAAAGTAACTGCCGTGCACAAGGCAAATATCATGAAATATTCTGACGGCTTGTTTCTTGAAACGGCAAGGGAAGTCGCCAAGGGTTACCCTGATATTAAATTTGAGGACAAAATCATTGATAATATGTGTATGCAGCTTGTCCAGAAACCGGGCCTTTATGATGTGCTGGTCCTGCCCAATCTCTACGGTGATATAGTCTCAGACCTTGCGGCAGGTCTTATCGGCGGACTTGGTCTTGCGCCCGGAGCAAATATCGGGAATGAATATGCAGTTTTTGAACCTACCCACGGCAGTGCGCCTAAATATAATGGACTCAACAAGGTAAACCCCATGGCAATGATTCTAAGCGGCGTCCTGATGCTGAGGCATCTCGGCGAGGCGCAGGCGGCTGAGAAACTGGATAGTGCTGTTGCCGGAGTAATCAGGGAAGGGAAGTATGTAACGTATGACATGAAACCCGCGCCTGACGACCCTTCTGCCGCAACTACGTCAGAGGCTGCAGACGCAATCATTGCAAAACTCACTTAA
- a CDS encoding homocitrate synthase, with protein MKKIYLIDVTNRDGVQTSRILLSKLAKTMLNIYLDEMGLFQSEVGFPTIRHEVNYINANLELAKAGVIKRMHLEGWCRAVKDDVELTFKNCPNIKHLNISISTSEIMIQGKFQGRKVWKDVLNSMIEALKTAKTLGAETVGINAEDASRTDVERLIEFAQAGRENGADRFRYCDTLGADDPITIYQRIKHIAEVTKFPVETHCHNDLGMAEAVSLTGAQGAIESGVDAYINTTINGYGERAGNCDLVSTILALKFSHGFGDKINLDEHVDLKKAWRLARYASYAFGLPIPINQAGVGANAFAHESGIHADGALKDRRNYELYDPEEVGRGEPELCETGRIITTGEYGGLKGFMHVYDNLGIHFDNDKEARKILELVQYANLHTQKPLTDDELKLIAGHPEIVRKILTLIPQISE; from the coding sequence ATGAAAAAGATTTATCTGATAGACGTTACAAACAGGGACGGGGTACAGACCTCGCGCATCCTTTTGAGCAAGCTTGCCAAGACAATGCTCAATATCTATCTTGATGAAATGGGGCTGTTTCAAAGCGAGGTGGGATTTCCTACCATCAGGCACGAGGTAAATTACATAAACGCAAACCTTGAGCTTGCAAAGGCAGGCGTAATAAAAAGAATGCACCTTGAAGGGTGGTGCAGGGCAGTGAAGGATGACGTGGAACTGACTTTTAAAAACTGCCCGAATATAAAACACCTTAATATATCCATCTCAACATCCGAGATAATGATTCAGGGCAAGTTTCAGGGAAGAAAGGTTTGGAAAGATGTGCTGAATTCAATGATAGAGGCTTTAAAGACGGCAAAGACGCTTGGTGCTGAGACCGTGGGAATAAATGCCGAGGACGCCTCAAGGACAGATGTTGAGAGACTAATTGAATTTGCGCAGGCAGGCAGGGAAAACGGGGCTGACAGGTTCCGTTACTGCGATACGCTCGGCGCAGACGACCCGATAACGATTTATCAGAGGATAAAGCACATTGCGGAAGTAACAAAATTTCCGGTAGAGACACATTGCCATAATGACCTCGGCATGGCTGAGGCAGTGTCTCTTACAGGAGCGCAGGGGGCCATTGAAAGCGGTGTTGACGCATATATAAATACAACGATAAACGGCTACGGTGAACGGGCCGGGAACTGCGATCTCGTTTCTACGATTCTGGCGCTTAAATTCTCTCACGGCTTTGGCGACAAGATAAACCTTGATGAGCACGTGGACCTGAAAAAGGCATGGAGGCTCGCCCGGTATGCCTCATACGCATTTGGTCTGCCGATACCCATAAATCAGGCAGGCGTAGGCGCCAATGCCTTTGCGCATGAGTCAGGCATACACGCAGACGGAGCGCTTAAGGACCGGCGCAACTATGAGCTTTATGACCCTGAAGAGGTAGGCAGGGGAGAGCCTGAATTATGTGAGACAGGAAGAATAATAACAACCGGCGAATACGGCGGGCTTAAAGGCTTTATGCATGTGTATGATAATCTCGGCATTCACTTTGACAATGATAAAGAGGCAAGAAAAATCCTGGAGCTGGTCCAGTATGCAAACCTCCATACCCAGAAGCCTCTTACGGATGATGAACTCAAGTTAATAGCGGGGCATCCTGAAATAGTCCGTAAAATTCTCACGCTTATACCTCAAATTTCAGAATAA